A stretch of Brassica napus cultivar Da-Ae chromosome C6, Da-Ae, whole genome shotgun sequence DNA encodes these proteins:
- the LOC106376988 gene encoding tryptophan synthase beta chain 2-like: MTSQLLLPPNPFTRPVSAKVFLTDDDLTLKRKSNQATRVSNGFSLRAKAALRSNHSSSVEIPNQWYNLTADLSVKPPPPLHPKTLEPIKPEDLSHLFPNELIKQEATLERFIDIPEEVLEIYKLWRPTPLIRAKRLEKLLQTPARIYFKYEGSSPAGSHKPNTAVPQAYYNAKEGVKNVVTETGAGQWGSSLAFASSLFGLDCEVWQVANSYHQKPYRRLMMQTWGAKVHPSPSDLTEAGRKILESDPSSPGSLGIAISEAVEVAARNEDTKYCLGSVLNHVLLHQTVIGEECIKQMEDFGETPDVIIGCTGGGSNFAGLSFPFIREKIKGNISPVIRAVEPSACPSLTKGVYAYDFGDTAGLTPLMKMHTLGHDFIPDPIHAGGLRYHGMAPLISHVYEQGFMEAISIPQIECFQGAIEFARAEGIIPAPEPTHAIAATIREALRCKETGEAKVILMAMCGHGHFDLSSYDKYLKGELVDLSFSEDKIRESLSKVPHVV; this comes from the exons ATGATGACTTAACTCTGAAAAGAAAGTCAAACCAAGCAACAAGAGTTTCAAATGGATTTAGCTTAAGAGCAAAAGCAGCTTTAAGATCTAATCATAGCTCATCTGTTGAGATTCCAAATCAATGGTACAATCTTACTGCCGATCTTTCTGTTAAGCCTCCACCACCCTTGCATCCCAAGACTTTGGAACCAATCAAACCCGAAGATTTATCTCATCTTTTCCCTAATGAGTTAATCAAACAAGAAGCAACGTTAGAGAGGTTTATCGACATCCCTGAAGAAGTTCTTGAAATCTATAAGCTCTGGCGTCCAACTCCTCTAATCAG AGCAAAGAGATTGGAGAAGCTTCTTCAGACACCTGCAAGGATTTACTTCAAGTATGAAGGTAGTAGCCCAGCTGGTTCACACAAACCTAACACAGCGGTTCCTCAGGCTTATTACAATGCGAAAGAAGGTGTCAAGAACGTTGTGACTGAAACCGGCGCTGGCCAATGGGGCAGTTCTTTAGCCTTTGCCTCTAGTCTATTTGGACTTGACTGCGAA GTGTGGCAAGTGGCCAATTCATACCATCAAAAGCCATACCGCCGGTTAATGATGCAAACGTGGGGAGCAAAGGTTCATCCATCTCCGTCTGATCTCACTGAGGCGGGTAGAAAAATCCTTGAATCCGACCCATCAAGCCCGGGAAGTTTAGGCATTGCGATCTCAGAAGCTGTTGAGGTTGCAGCTAGAAACGAGGATACAAAGTACTGTTTAGGAAGTGTACTGAACCATGTGTTGTTACACCAGACGGTTATTGGAGAAGAATGCATAAAGCAGATGGAAGATTTTGGTGAAACGCCTGATGTGATCATAGGATGTACCGGTGGAGGTTCAAATTTTGCTGGTTTGAGTTTTCCTTTTATCCGGGAGAAAATCAAAGGCAATATCAGCCCTGTTATAAGAGCTGTTGAGCCATCTGCTTGTCCTTCCTTGACCAAAGGAGTTTATGCTTATGATTTTGGAGATACAGCTGGACTGACTCCTTTGATGAAGATGCATACTTTAGGACATGACTTCATTCCTGATCCTATCCATGCCg GTGGATTACGGTATCATGGGATGGCACCCTTGATCTCACATGTTTATGAACAAGGTTTCATGGAAGCAATCTCAATTCCTCAAATCGAATGTTTCCAAG GTGCCATTGAGTTTGCAAGAGCGGAAGGGATAATACCAGCGCCGGAACCAACTCACGCCATTGCAGCAACCATAAGAGAAGCTCTCCGATGCAAAGAAAcaggagaagcaaaagtgatacTAATGGCGATGTGTGGTCATGGCCACTTTGACCTTTCCTCTTATGACAAGTATCTAAAAGGCGAATTGGTGGATTTATCATTCAGTGAAGACAAGATACGAGAGTCTTTGTCCAAGGTTCCTCATGTTGTTTAG